The Sediminispirochaeta smaragdinae DSM 11293 genome has a segment encoding these proteins:
- a CDS encoding nucleoside-diphosphate kinase: MEKEKSDEISYILATPYTIAKSRTGGVISRLLSRLDLELVGSQIFAPSKELAEAYAASLEQNTPPHHEDVNLPSAGRLLADYVRQNFVPSGGRRHRVLMMLFRGTDACKKLSDVAGALYQENRGPESLTGETIRDTYADLILDRENPHNVRYFEPAVMTPRNQETALKHMKVFADFIDSEPNLIDNMTYPEPEKIERTLVIIKPDNWQFASSRPGTIIDMFSRTGLRIIGCKVQRMSVAQALEFYGPVKNVLRDKLSPVFGKKATATLEREFGISIGEELRREITNTFGVYYAEDQFGQIVEFMSGIRPEDCPVDEQHNPGKVKSMVLIYEGIDAVKKIRDVLGPTDPTKAPGGTVRREFGSNVMVNTAHASDSPENAKREMKILKIEENNCGRVLKDYIARVEG; this comes from the coding sequence ATGGAGAAAGAGAAAAGCGACGAAATTTCCTATATTCTGGCTACGCCCTATACCATTGCAAAAAGTAGAACCGGCGGTGTCATTTCTCGGCTTCTGTCCCGTCTCGACCTTGAGTTGGTTGGGTCACAGATTTTTGCTCCCTCAAAGGAACTTGCCGAGGCCTATGCTGCTTCCCTTGAACAAAACACGCCTCCCCATCACGAGGATGTCAATTTGCCTTCCGCAGGAAGGCTTCTTGCCGACTATGTCCGTCAGAATTTCGTACCTAGCGGTGGGCGACGGCATCGGGTGCTTATGATGCTCTTCCGAGGTACAGATGCCTGTAAAAAGCTCTCGGATGTCGCCGGTGCCCTGTACCAGGAAAATCGGGGTCCGGAATCGCTTACGGGCGAGACGATTCGGGATACCTATGCCGATCTTATTCTCGATAGAGAAAATCCCCACAATGTGCGCTACTTTGAACCTGCGGTGATGACTCCCCGAAATCAGGAGACAGCACTGAAGCATATGAAGGTCTTTGCCGACTTCATCGACAGTGAACCGAATTTGATCGACAATATGACCTATCCCGAGCCGGAAAAGATTGAACGGACTCTTGTTATCATCAAACCCGATAACTGGCAGTTTGCATCCAGCCGGCCGGGGACCATTATCGATATGTTCAGCCGCACCGGTCTGCGTATTATCGGTTGTAAGGTGCAGCGCATGTCGGTAGCCCAGGCCCTGGAGTTTTACGGACCGGTAAAAAATGTTTTGCGTGATAAGCTTTCTCCGGTATTCGGTAAGAAGGCGACGGCCACGCTGGAGCGGGAGTTCGGAATTTCGATAGGGGAGGAGCTTCGGCGCGAGATTACCAACACCTTTGGTGTCTACTATGCCGAGGACCAGTTCGGACAGATTGTCGAATTTATGTCGGGCATTCGACCCGAGGATTGTCCTGTGGATGAACAGCACAATCCGGGGAAGGTGAAGAGCATGGTGCTGATATACGAGGGGATCGATGCCGTCAAGAAGATACGGGATGTGCTTGGACCTACCGATCCTACAAAGGCGCCGGGAGGAACCGTCCGCCGGGAGTTCGGGAGCAATGTCATGGTAAACACCGCGCATGCCTCCGATTCACCGGAGAATGCCAAACGTGAGATGAAGATCCTGAAAATTGAAGAGAACAACTGCGGAAGGGTGCTTAAGGATTATATTGCCCGGGTCGAAGGCTGA
- a CDS encoding MarR family winged helix-turn-helix transcriptional regulator, with protein MEETDPVLYPGKQIEELNILIHALINAVRFPGAWAPSLNNIPPIDLQLMGLVWLKPDIIIKELRDIMSLPGSTVTSSINRLVHRGWIKRVKSNRDRRSYGLELTEAGRAIQRDHDRVDRVIAANILHALDNDEKRRQLINVLTEAVSHLEGSYYRELSSWLLARKKSESLGAGL; from the coding sequence ATGGAAGAAACAGATCCGGTACTCTATCCCGGGAAGCAAATTGAAGAATTGAATATTCTTATTCATGCACTTATTAATGCCGTTCGCTTTCCCGGAGCCTGGGCTCCGAGTTTGAATAATATTCCTCCTATCGATCTACAGCTGATGGGCCTTGTTTGGTTAAAGCCCGACATCATCATCAAGGAGCTGAGGGATATTATGTCGCTTCCCGGGAGTACGGTGACCAGTAGTATCAACCGCCTTGTTCATCGTGGATGGATAAAGCGGGTAAAAAGCAACCGGGATCGGAGGTCTTACGGCCTTGAACTGACCGAGGCGGGAAGGGCAATCCAGCGGGACCATGATCGGGTCGATCGGGTCATAGCCGCCAATATCCTTCATGCCCTCGATAACGACGAAAAGCGACGACAGCTTATTAATGTGCTTACCGAGGCTGTCAGCCATCTCGAGGGAAGCTACTACAGGGAATTAAGCAGTTGGCTTCTTGCCCGAAAAAAGAGCGAATCCTTGGGAGCTGGGCTATGA
- a CDS encoding SDR family oxidoreductase, producing MSRSSGSFLGRLVYISGGSSGIGRAAAEAFLAEGASVALFARGTERLGAVGQALNVRYPKAVHTFRVDVSNRRDVDDAIGKAVTSAGAPDILVTCAGTAYPDYFQQLPFQEYQNMVDINITGTWNFVQSSLAHMSSGGHIVTVSSVAGFVGTFGYTAYGATKFAVMGFSEALRGELKPRGIGVSVLCPPDTDTPQLQQEDRTKPPETRAVSGNVRLLSPNRVAAALLEGIYKKKFLIIPGSEAKMVYLLSRFCPGFVRSVMDREVRRYQRQKQNDRKEDQL from the coding sequence ATGAGCCGTTCCTCCGGAAGCTTCCTTGGGAGGCTGGTCTATATCAGCGGGGGATCAAGTGGTATCGGGCGGGCAGCGGCAGAGGCTTTTCTTGCCGAGGGTGCAAGCGTGGCTCTTTTCGCCCGGGGCACGGAGCGCTTAGGGGCTGTCGGCCAGGCTTTGAATGTACGCTATCCGAAAGCCGTCCATACCTTCCGGGTCGATGTTTCCAATCGAAGGGATGTGGATGATGCCATTGGCAAAGCGGTTACATCCGCCGGGGCTCCCGATATCCTAGTCACCTGTGCCGGGACTGCCTATCCGGATTATTTTCAGCAGTTACCATTTCAAGAATATCAAAACATGGTTGATATCAATATAACAGGGACATGGAATTTTGTTCAGTCGTCTCTTGCACATATGAGTTCTGGTGGGCATATTGTTACGGTTTCTTCGGTTGCAGGATTTGTCGGTACCTTCGGATACACGGCCTACGGGGCGACAAAATTTGCGGTCATGGGGTTTTCCGAGGCGCTTAGGGGAGAGCTGAAACCCAGGGGGATTGGTGTTTCGGTCCTGTGCCCTCCCGATACCGATACGCCACAACTTCAGCAGGAAGATCGAACAAAGCCACCGGAAACCAGGGCTGTAAGCGGAAATGTGAGACTCCTGTCTCCCAATAGGGTAGCGGCGGCTCTACTCGAGGGGATATACAAAAAGAAATTTCTCATTATCCCGGGATCGGAGGCGAAAATGGTCTATCTTCTTTCACGATTCTGTCCCGGATTCGTCCGCTCCGTTATGGATCGTGAGGTAAGAAGATATCAGCGACAAAAACAAAATGATAGAAAGGAAGATCAGCTATGA
- a CDS encoding YgeY family selenium metabolism-linked hydrolase, whose amino-acid sequence METVAIAGKISSYMEQNKAEIVTFLRNFVAIKSVTYEEEAAVRWYADQLKNFGFDEVRIDPVGNCIGRIGSGKTVLLFDAHIDTVEPGKVEDWGMDPLRSSYEDGIIRGRGAVDDKACLTGFAFAGKALKELHLDGDYTMWVSASISEEDVEGSCVKAMMEENKDIKPDYIVVGEASEMRIIRGHKGRALIKVEVKGKAAHASAAWRGENALIKALPLIKGIDDMKEFVKDPFLGGGSIEVTKVDCDTPSLNTIPGRVTVTMDRRISCGESVQDLLNEVKPLVDQVGGKASIDVERVTTYTGYQIEQEDYFPSWVIPEDHVLIATGVTTFKTLFDRDPVVGSWDFCTNATHLCGRTGIPAIGFGPGDGSLCHSTQDKVLDSEVVDAAKFYALFPLAMAGK is encoded by the coding sequence ATGGAAACAGTTGCTATTGCTGGAAAAATCTCTTCGTATATGGAACAAAATAAGGCAGAAATCGTCACATTTCTCCGAAATTTTGTTGCAATCAAAAGCGTGACCTATGAGGAAGAGGCGGCGGTGCGGTGGTATGCCGACCAATTGAAGAATTTCGGGTTTGATGAGGTGCGAATAGACCCGGTAGGAAACTGTATTGGGAGGATCGGATCGGGAAAGACCGTTCTCCTTTTCGATGCCCACATCGATACGGTGGAACCTGGTAAGGTTGAAGATTGGGGAATGGATCCTCTCAGATCAAGCTATGAGGATGGAATCATCAGGGGCCGAGGCGCGGTGGATGACAAGGCGTGTCTTACAGGATTCGCCTTTGCCGGAAAGGCGCTGAAGGAGTTGCATCTTGACGGAGATTATACCATGTGGGTCTCTGCCAGTATCAGCGAAGAAGATGTCGAAGGCTCCTGCGTCAAGGCAATGATGGAAGAAAACAAGGATATCAAACCTGATTACATCGTTGTCGGAGAAGCAAGCGAAATGCGCATCATCCGAGGTCATAAGGGACGGGCCCTTATCAAGGTGGAGGTGAAGGGAAAGGCCGCCCATGCCAGCGCAGCCTGGAGGGGGGAAAACGCCCTGATAAAGGCCCTGCCTCTAATCAAGGGGATCGACGACATGAAAGAGTTTGTAAAGGATCCCTTTCTCGGAGGTGGTTCAATCGAAGTAACGAAGGTGGACTGCGATACCCCAAGCCTCAATACCATCCCCGGAAGGGTGACGGTGACAATGGACCGCCGTATAAGCTGCGGAGAAAGCGTACAAGATCTTCTGAACGAGGTAAAACCCTTGGTGGATCAGGTGGGAGGAAAGGCATCCATCGATGTGGAAAGGGTTACCACCTATACCGGTTACCAGATCGAACAGGAAGACTATTTTCCAAGCTGGGTCATTCCCGAAGATCATGTACTGATCGCTACCGGCGTTACAACCTTTAAAACACTATTCGACCGAGATCCTGTTGTAGGGTCCTGGGATTTCTGCACAAACGCAACTCATCTCTGCGGTCGTACCGGTATTCCGGCCATCGGCTTCGGTCCCGGAGACGGATCACTGTGCCATTCCACCCAAGACAAGGTATTGGATTCCGAAGTAGTTGATGCGGCAAAATTCTACGCCCTTTTTCCTCTCGCCATGGCGGGAAAATAG
- a CDS encoding aminotransferase class I/II-fold pyridoxal phosphate-dependent enzyme produces the protein MNISSERAMKPIFEPCHEYREADQARESGLYPFFRPIEAYRGSKVVIEGRELFMAGSNNYLGLALDPRLKEAAEAAVRKYGTSCSGSRFMNGTLDLHEELEGRLASFVGRDSAICFTTGYQTNLGAISALATRGSHVISDKYNHASIMDGIFLARGLHREVTLHRYRHNNLEDLEGVLRKLPVSTPKLLVTDGVFSMEGDIAPLPQLKAIADTYGAALYLDEAHAIGVVGETGRGTCEYYGDSLLTDLTMCTFSKAFGSIGGFVAGDRDIIDYIRHFARPLIFSASMPPSNVAAALEALNIIETEPERIHRLQQIARKMLDGFTSLGFEIGTASTPIIPLIIGDNEKTFMFWKALFERGIYVNPVISPAVPPNRALIRTSYMSIHTDAELDMFLDIAEEEAKKLHII, from the coding sequence ATGAACATTAGTTCCGAAAGGGCCATGAAGCCTATTTTTGAGCCTTGTCATGAGTATCGGGAAGCAGATCAGGCAAGAGAAAGCGGCCTTTACCCCTTTTTCCGGCCGATCGAAGCATATCGCGGTTCCAAGGTCGTGATCGAGGGACGCGAACTTTTTATGGCAGGTTCCAACAACTATCTTGGGCTGGCATTGGATCCTCGTTTAAAGGAAGCGGCTGAAGCGGCGGTTCGAAAGTATGGGACAAGTTGTTCCGGTTCCCGGTTTATGAACGGGACCCTCGACCTCCATGAAGAGTTGGAGGGGCGTTTGGCCTCCTTCGTCGGAAGAGATTCCGCCATCTGCTTTACCACGGGATATCAGACCAATCTTGGTGCTATTTCCGCCCTTGCCACCAGGGGATCCCATGTAATCAGTGATAAATATAATCACGCATCGATCATGGATGGAATTTTCTTGGCCCGGGGCCTGCATCGGGAGGTTACGCTTCACCGCTACCGCCACAATAATCTCGAAGACCTGGAAGGGGTCTTACGTAAATTGCCTGTATCCACTCCGAAGCTTTTGGTTACCGACGGCGTCTTTTCCATGGAGGGGGATATTGCACCGCTTCCACAGCTAAAGGCCATTGCCGATACCTATGGTGCGGCTCTCTATCTTGATGAGGCCCATGCCATCGGAGTGGTCGGAGAGACCGGTCGAGGTACCTGTGAATACTATGGCGACAGTCTGCTTACCGATCTGACCATGTGTACCTTTTCAAAGGCTTTTGGTTCCATCGGCGGTTTCGTTGCCGGGGACAGGGACATTATCGATTATATCCGTCATTTTGCCCGGCCCCTCATATTCAGTGCTTCCATGCCTCCCTCCAATGTAGCAGCTGCGTTGGAAGCCCTGAATATTATTGAGACCGAACCCGAGCGCATCCATCGCCTTCAGCAGATAGCCCGAAAGATGCTTGACGGTTTTACCTCTCTCGGTTTTGAGATTGGAACAGCATCGACTCCGATTATTCCCCTGATTATCGGCGATAATGAAAAAACCTTCATGTTCTGGAAGGCCCTCTTTGAACGGGGCATCTATGTCAATCCCGTTATTAGTCCTGCCGTTCCTCCGAACCGGGCGCTTATCAGAACCAGCTACATGTCCATTCATACGGATGCTGAATTGGATATGTTCTTGGATATTGCCGAAGAAGAGGCAAAAAAGCTGCATATTATCTAA
- a CDS encoding response regulator transcription factor yields the protein MNGHTQRILVVDDEKELAKMICDYLSAMGFTSESASDGPRALRLIGEKEWDLLVLDVMMPGLDGFDVARKVRADRGLPIIFLTARAEESDRILGFEIGGDDYVTKPFSMKELAARIRAVLRRSASGEKEPEADTEIIRGALRLNPVSMKVRLGNDPVALTPGQFAILKQLVSYPDRVFTRNELLQEVSGDYTGVYERTIDVHIKNIRKAIEDDPSHPRYIETIHGIGYRFTVPPGEDDA from the coding sequence ATGAATGGACATACACAGCGAATTCTTGTTGTCGACGATGAGAAGGAGCTTGCCAAGATGATTTGCGATTATCTTTCGGCCATGGGCTTTACTAGCGAAAGCGCCTCTGATGGTCCCCGGGCACTGCGTCTTATTGGGGAAAAGGAGTGGGATCTTCTGGTCCTCGATGTCATGATGCCGGGGCTCGACGGTTTCGATGTTGCCCGTAAGGTTCGGGCCGATCGGGGGCTTCCCATCATCTTTCTCACGGCCAGAGCCGAAGAATCGGATCGGATACTTGGTTTCGAGATTGGTGGAGACGACTATGTTACCAAGCCTTTTAGTATGAAGGAACTTGCCGCCAGGATACGGGCCGTCTTGCGCCGCTCGGCTTCTGGGGAGAAAGAGCCTGAGGCAGATACGGAGATCATCCGCGGAGCCCTTCGGCTGAATCCGGTAAGCATGAAAGTAAGGCTTGGCAATGATCCGGTGGCCCTTACGCCGGGGCAATTTGCCATTTTGAAACAGCTTGTTTCCTACCCCGATCGGGTTTTTACACGAAACGAACTCCTTCAGGAGGTTTCCGGAGATTATACCGGGGTCTATGAGCGGACCATAGATGTCCATATCAAGAACATCAGAAAGGCCATTGAGGATGATCCTTCACATCCCCGTTATATCGAGACAATACACGGGATCGGTTATCGCTTTACGGTCCCTCCGGGAGAGGATGATGCGTAG
- a CDS encoding C40 family peptidase, which translates to MRHAKVIRTLLLSFLLPVIVDLASANEINRLILVPAMKLVGSSYVMGATGPDKFDCSGFVTYLYKPYLENLPRVSRDMARLGRTVQRQSLLPGDLVFFATGSSAGQVTHVAVYLGQGSLIHAISNGPNRGVAITSLGSRYWNNHYYTSRRVLDDRFYRETGGSQSETAAAQVVERDYAKGAYRGNLNQGEPEGEGLIHLSNGDSYRGDFHGGFPDGKGEYLWKNGDRYQGAFQAGTFHGEGTILFHDGSTLSALWNRGRIVSITRSIGEGSAARIRPGTLCKSYYQVEDSPWDSFNGVVEGDFALWRQNDKDQFEKWKRENQPGR; encoded by the coding sequence ATGCGCCATGCCAAGGTTATCAGAACACTGTTGTTATCTTTCTTGCTGCCGGTGATCGTTGATCTTGCATCTGCGAATGAAATTAATCGTTTGATTCTCGTACCGGCAATGAAACTGGTCGGGTCTTCCTATGTCATGGGGGCTACCGGTCCCGATAAATTCGATTGTTCCGGTTTCGTTACCTACCTCTATAAACCCTATTTGGAGAACCTTCCCAGGGTCAGCAGGGATATGGCCCGTTTGGGCCGTACCGTGCAGCGACAATCACTGCTTCCCGGTGATCTTGTCTTTTTCGCTACCGGCTCTTCTGCAGGGCAGGTGACACACGTGGCTGTGTATCTGGGGCAAGGCTCTCTGATTCATGCGATTTCGAACGGCCCCAACCGGGGCGTCGCAATAACAAGCCTCGGTTCCCGCTATTGGAACAATCATTACTACACGAGCAGAAGAGTGCTTGATGATCGGTTCTACCGTGAGACCGGTGGATCGCAATCGGAAACTGCTGCTGCCCAGGTGGTTGAGCGAGATTACGCCAAGGGAGCGTATAGGGGTAACCTGAATCAGGGAGAACCCGAAGGGGAAGGCCTTATACATCTTTCCAACGGTGATTCTTATCGTGGTGATTTTCATGGAGGATTTCCCGACGGCAAGGGAGAGTATCTCTGGAAGAATGGTGATCGCTATCAAGGTGCCTTTCAGGCTGGGACCTTTCACGGAGAAGGGACTATCTTGTTTCATGACGGTTCAACCCTGAGCGCCCTCTGGAATCGGGGAAGAATCGTTTCCATTACAAGGTCCATTGGCGAAGGGTCGGCTGCCCGGATCCGCCCCGGGACCCTGTGTAAGAGCTATTATCAGGTGGAGGATTCTCCCTGGGATAGCTTCAACGGGGTTGTGGAAGGGGACTTCGCCCTCTGGCGGCAGAACGATAAGGATCAGTTCGAAAAATGGAAACGGGAAAACCAGCCGGGTAGATAA
- a CDS encoding sensor histidine kinase, which translates to MMRSRSLWKMLTLAFSFVLLFAFLMVWITVQQRIRIEFSHLVDRGDREFARSLAMALANRNRDELEFAPFSPDHHMHPMMGQGGMGDREPPMPPRQRIVIVDREGRIIFHTLPDITEDIREALRKREGVSILVGNDKIGEVFVGSMLGTQLLPYQKRFLGGVARALLLSALFSAFVAIAAVIFITYRIIRPIGELQQAAQKIGEGDLSVRLPSSAGRAAEFDQLVVQFNQMAANLRRSEERQRQLIADVSHELRTPVALLKSRMEMVSDGVYHLDDRQLNALLSDVDRLSSLIEELRAISSMERLFDRLSLKKSDPVALCLRAKDRFQPAARERSVQIVFDSSLREGTTIMIDAVKIDRALDNLISNALRFSPPDSTITMGLVKGDGGYEFSIRDEGPGIAEEERKRVFERFYRGTGSEENPGGRGLGLAIVKSAVELHGGRVGLYPSEAGAHFYFFLPV; encoded by the coding sequence ATGATGCGTAGTCGTTCCCTCTGGAAGATGCTGACCCTTGCATTCTCCTTTGTGCTCCTTTTTGCCTTTCTTATGGTCTGGATCACGGTCCAGCAGCGGATTCGTATCGAATTCTCTCATCTTGTAGATCGTGGTGATCGGGAATTTGCCCGGAGTTTGGCAATGGCCCTTGCAAATCGAAACAGGGATGAGCTGGAGTTCGCTCCCTTTTCTCCCGATCACCATATGCATCCGATGATGGGGCAGGGAGGAATGGGCGATAGAGAACCTCCTATGCCTCCGAGACAGCGAATCGTCATTGTCGACAGAGAGGGCAGGATTATTTTTCATACGCTTCCCGATATCACCGAGGATATACGTGAGGCCCTTCGGAAACGAGAAGGGGTATCGATTTTGGTAGGAAACGATAAAATTGGAGAGGTCTTTGTCGGATCGATGCTTGGCACTCAGCTGCTTCCCTATCAAAAGCGTTTTCTCGGCGGAGTTGCCAGGGCCCTCCTTCTCTCGGCCCTCTTTTCCGCGTTTGTAGCGATCGCCGCGGTTATTTTTATCACCTACCGCATTATCAGACCCATCGGCGAGTTACAGCAGGCCGCACAAAAGATTGGCGAGGGTGATCTTTCGGTCAGACTGCCATCTTCGGCCGGAAGAGCCGCGGAGTTTGACCAGCTTGTGGTGCAATTCAACCAGATGGCGGCGAATTTGCGGAGAAGCGAGGAGCGCCAGCGACAACTCATTGCCGATGTAAGCCATGAACTGCGAACTCCCGTGGCGCTGTTGAAGTCCCGTATGGAGATGGTCTCGGACGGGGTTTACCATCTTGACGATCGGCAGCTTAATGCCCTCCTGTCGGATGTCGACCGCCTGAGTTCTTTGATTGAAGAGCTGCGGGCGATCAGCAGCATGGAACGCCTTTTCGACCGGCTGTCTCTTAAAAAAAGCGATCCTGTGGCCCTCTGTCTGCGTGCCAAGGACCGTTTTCAACCGGCGGCCAGAGAACGATCGGTGCAGATTGTTTTCGACAGTTCTCTTCGGGAAGGGACCACAATTATGATCGATGCGGTAAAGATCGATAGGGCACTTGATAACTTAATTTCAAACGCCCTTCGTTTTTCTCCTCCCGATTCAACCATCACCATGGGCCTTGTAAAGGGAGATGGTGGATATGAATTTTCCATTCGAGATGAAGGCCCGGGAATTGCAGAAGAGGAGCGAAAGCGGGTTTTTGAACGCTTTTATCGGGGCACGGGTTCGGAGGAGAATCCGGGAGGACGGGGGCTTGGCTTGGCCATCGTTAAGAGCGCCGTAGAGTTACACGGAGGCCGTGTAGGCCTCTATCCGTCGGAAGCGGGAGCTCACTTCTACTTTTTCCTTCCTGTATGA
- a CDS encoding RecQ family ATP-dependent DNA helicase → MVKDIIAQCAKEHFGIESLYPQQRIVIANILSAAGFYGEEEAEDAPKHQLVILPTGMGKSICFMLPCLLMKPLTLVVFPLLSLMSDQKRRFDNAGIPVVLIRGGQSREERQKIFRSIEQEKVAAILTNPEMLESQRLMELLSTVERIHLVVDEVHTLPEWGESFRPALLKIGGLAERLPITQITAFTATAGERIIEGVSRLLFHGDPPNLVTALPDRPNIHYRVIPSLNKSADIAALLADGMGKTENHRGEAPTPFVSPMPRPAVIFCRTRKETERMARELRYKLEEDSIRFYHAGLEREEKELCADWFFTSIRGILVATTAYGMGVDKANIRTVIHHRPSPSVEAFLQESGRAGRDRKPAWSVVLLSPDDLHPDHGDQRYEALLACFTDANRCRREALLKLLDAQIKECGGCDVCDSSVQQEARGRRELLTLFRAMPLRWKEKEGATMAAIRFPNITTEEAHSLITALFAEGSLKKVSRGPWKGLIYPAGFPVSIFRTDPYRSAARGRSPLPQPR, encoded by the coding sequence GTGGTAAAGGATATCATCGCACAATGTGCAAAAGAACATTTCGGAATCGAATCACTTTATCCCCAGCAAAGAATTGTCATAGCGAATATTCTCAGTGCCGCCGGTTTTTACGGTGAAGAAGAGGCAGAGGATGCTCCTAAACATCAGTTGGTAATTCTTCCCACTGGCATGGGCAAAAGCATCTGTTTCATGTTGCCTTGCCTCCTCATGAAGCCCCTTACCCTGGTGGTCTTTCCCCTCCTTTCTCTCATGTCCGATCAGAAGCGCCGGTTCGACAATGCCGGTATTCCCGTCGTCCTGATACGGGGAGGACAAAGCCGTGAAGAACGGCAAAAGATATTCCGCAGCATAGAGCAGGAAAAGGTAGCTGCGATTTTGACAAACCCTGAAATGCTGGAATCTCAAAGGCTTATGGAGCTCCTTTCAACCGTCGAAAGGATTCATCTGGTCGTGGATGAGGTACATACCCTCCCCGAATGGGGAGAGAGTTTTCGTCCGGCCCTTCTAAAAATCGGGGGACTTGCCGAAAGGCTTCCAATCACTCAGATCACCGCATTTACCGCCACCGCAGGAGAGCGCATCATCGAGGGAGTCTCACGTCTGCTCTTTCACGGAGATCCCCCGAACCTTGTCACCGCACTTCCCGATAGACCCAATATCCACTACCGGGTCATTCCAAGCCTCAATAAGAGTGCCGACATCGCAGCCTTGCTTGCCGACGGAATGGGCAAGACGGAAAACCATCGGGGAGAAGCCCCTACTCCTTTTGTCTCCCCGATGCCGAGGCCAGCGGTCATATTCTGCAGGACACGCAAGGAAACCGAACGGATGGCAAGAGAACTCCGATACAAGCTGGAAGAGGACTCAATTCGCTTTTACCATGCAGGGCTCGAGCGAGAAGAAAAAGAGCTATGTGCCGACTGGTTTTTTACAAGTATAAGGGGGATTCTTGTAGCCACGACAGCATACGGCATGGGTGTCGACAAAGCAAATATCAGGACCGTCATCCATCACCGACCATCTCCCTCGGTTGAAGCCTTCCTGCAGGAATCGGGACGGGCGGGAAGAGACAGAAAGCCAGCCTGGTCGGTGGTACTACTCTCCCCTGATGATCTTCACCCGGACCACGGCGACCAACGCTATGAGGCCCTGCTTGCCTGCTTCACCGATGCGAATCGTTGCCGACGGGAAGCGCTCCTGAAGCTCCTCGACGCACAGATCAAGGAATGCGGCGGCTGTGACGTTTGCGACAGCAGTGTCCAGCAAGAGGCACGCGGACGCCGAGAGCTGCTCACCCTTTTCAGGGCAATGCCCCTGCGCTGGAAGGAAAAAGAGGGAGCGACCATGGCTGCAATCCGCTTCCCGAACATCACAACGGAAGAGGCCCATTCACTCATCACCGCCCTTTTTGCCGAAGGAAGCCTAAAGAAGGTTTCTCGAGGGCCCTGGAAGGGGCTTATCTACCCGGCTGGTTTTCCCGTTTCCATTTTTCGAACTGATCCTTATCGTTCTGCCGCCAGAGGGCGAAGTCCCCTTCCACAACCCCGTTGA